The Ammospiza nelsoni isolate bAmmNel1 chromosome 27, bAmmNel1.pri, whole genome shotgun sequence DNA segment gtccctgctctttctgctctccAGGGGGCCTGGATTACCTGGTGCTGAACCACATCGGCACCAACCGCTTCCAGGAGTGGGCTGGGGATGTGGAGTACACGcgctggctgctgcaggtgaggctccctgtgcccctgagctccctgggTCCCCTCAACTTCCTGGgcccctgagctccctgggTCCCCTCAACTTCCTGGgcccctgagctccctgggTCCCCTCAACTTCCTGGgcccctgagctccctgggTCCCTTCAACTTCCTGGGTCCCCTCAACTTCCTGGGTCCCCTCAACTTCCCAGCTCCCCTGAGCTTCCCAGCTCCCCTCAACATCCCAGCTCCCCCGAGCTTCCCAGCTCCACTGCAACTTCCCAGCTCCCCTGCAACTTCCCAGCTCCCCTCAACATCCCAGCTCCCCCGAGCTTCCCAGCTCCACTGCAACTTCCCAGCTCCACTGCAACTTCCCAGCTCCCCTCAACTTCCCAGCTCCCCTGCAACTTCCCAGCTCCACTGCAACTTCCCAGCTCCCCTGAGCTTCCCAGCTCCCCTCAACTTCCCAGCTCCACTGCAACTTCCCAGCTCCCCTCAACTTCCCAGCTCCCCTCAACTTCCCAGCTCCCCTCAACATCCCAGCTCCCCTGAGCTTCCCAGCTCCACTGCAACTTCCCAGCTTCCCTCAACTTCCCAGCTCCCCTCAGCTTCCCAGCTCCCCTGTAACTCCCCTGGCTtctcctgggattttgggacttgtgctggtcagagtgaccccaagatgcattagaaagtctcttttcccagcctggcagtcaaagaaggagtcagaactcttctggttttgttctcaaggttgtttattgatttttatctataaaattctttctctgacccaCCGAGGTCTGTGTGGCAGGTCGGGTTGAGGAGAGTGACAACTTAGGAAGATAGGgaagacattaaaataatttaagagaGCAGTCAAGCTCTGAAGAGATGCTGAATTTTGTGCCTCATAGTCTGAGCTCAGTGAAGAGAAACTTAGAAGGGGAGCAAACTGAGACTGGTGTCTTTGACAGGGATTGCAGAGTAAAgaaaagcataaagaaaaagcagggaCAGCCAGTTGTATCTTGTTAGGAAATCTGTATGTTAAAGCCCAGGAGAAACCTTTGCTCTGGATCTTCTTCACTGCTTTTTCTGGAATCTGAAAGACTCATGGATGCAATGTTTGCCCCCATCCTTAGAGATGATTTCTCTCACTTGATGTTTGAAAAGGCAATTCCAAACCACGCTCCTTTCCATTTCTGACCACTCTATTGACTTTCTCGGCTCATGCTTCCAAACCCTCATGCTTCCTCCATGTCTACATTTATCATTCCAGGTGAATTTTTTGAGTTATGTGGCTCTTgcaacagcagctcttcccACCCTGGAGAAGAACAGAGGTGCTCTGGTGGTTGTTTCTTCCCTCACAGGTTGGTGACTTTACCTGGAGTTAAGTGCTGGCCTTGTGGAAACAATGATTGCCAGTACTGTTCATATTTCTCTGTTGTACAACTCCTAAACATTTTCAAACTGTGCTTTTTATAgcatataataatattataataaatagataatatatattattactATAGTAGTATATATTTTactatatatattactatattatatattatgtatattatatattatatatgtgtatgtatatatatatatacatatgtatatgtatacatatactatattatatatattactatataatatataatatattactatattattaaatatataaaatatatatatttaataatatagtaatatatatgaCTATAgtaatatgtattttaatatacTTACAGAAAGGGAGACTCACCTGAACAGGAGTTGAGATACAGTGTGACAAAGCCTCCATCTTTTCCCAGATTCCTTCTCCATGGATCCTCCTTACACCCATTTTCCTGGGGTTTTCcattctcccttttccctttccagggAAAATGCCCACTCCCTTCACCACTTCTTACTCTGCCACCAAGTTTGCCCTGGATGGATTCTTCAGCTCGCTGCGCCACGAGCTCATCatgcagagcagagatgtgTCAGTCACCCTGTGCATCCTGGGCCTGATTGACACTGAGTCAGCACTGGAGTACACCAGGTGCGTGTTTGTCTGCAGGAACTCATCTCTTCTTGGAAACGTGCAAAAAAAcgcacagcagctctgtctgagGGGGTGTGGGGAGAGTGCACCTGCCTGGGCACGCACAGGGGTGTTCACTGTggaacaggagctgtggggtCGGGTGTGTGACCCTGTGCCCGTTGCCTTGCAGGGGCAAAGTGCTGCTCAGCGCCTCCCCCGCTCCCGAGGCCGCGCTCGCCATCGTCCGGGGCGGAGCCGCTCGGGCGCCCGAGGTTTTCTACCCGCGGTGGCTGCGGCcgctctgctgcctctgggctCTGTTCCCCAGCAGCGGGAACCAGGTGCTGCGGACTTTCTATAACTacagcagcccctgaggggtGCCCAGGCTCATCCTACAGCGCTGTAATCCCATTCCTGCCATCCCGCTAAGCACTGCTGTCAatcaggagcagggcagcagcgctggcaaaatcccattttcctaACGTGACTCATGGTCTCTCATCCTGCTTCAACCatggttctgctgctgctaccCATCAGTCAGAGATCTCTCCCACTCTGCCTCAGCCTTCCTCCCATCTCCTCCTTCAGCCTCACCTGTGTGCTCTGACTGCATCcagcctctgctcagccccagtTTAACCCCTGTGTGTCTGCACAGGATGTCCTGGAATGGCTGCACCTCCTCCTCCACTTCATTTTGGATACCATGAACCCTCTTGCTTCCTCTAAGTAGAATTTTTATCTCTATTTTAATTAAACAAGTTTTTAATGTCTTGGTGTTATGTGTTGATACTTCCTCTGTGATGAAATATCCTGTGGGCCAAGGGCTGTTTGCTGAGCCCATGTGAACTGTTCAATTAGCCCAGGGGTCTGGCAATGTCTTTAAGTGTAAGCACTACCTAAAAGCAGGTACAACTAACAACATGAAGTAGAGCCCCAGTTACTTAGCAAGTAAaacttttattaaataaatttaggattttttttgaCCAGAGTGAGGAATTTGACATTGACAAAGCTTGTATCGCACCTGTAACATTGTACAGTCACATCAGTAACTGTGATGGAAGAAACTGTAAATGCTTGTTTTAAACCAGCTTGACCTAGGATTCCcaaagtcctttttttttcccattttgcatttgttcatattttttctttttttttttttttgttttgttcaaaaTTAGACTAAGTTTAAACTTCATGAAATTACTTGTAGCAGAAATAAAGTACATTATACAAATCACATACATAATAGATGTTAAGTATAAAAATGGTATTTACAATAAGTAAACATGGACTATAGAAACACACAGACTCTCACAGCTTCATTCACCTCTCATAAACTCTCAGCATCAGACACAGAAGGGTGGTTGAGGAGATCTGAAGGTACTTAAAGGACTGTGCCACAAACACCTGAACAAAGGGCAAACTGGAGGAGAATGAGAGTTGGCCGAGATTCTCCAAAATCCCCATAGCTCACTTCAGTATCAATTGCACCAACTTTGCCCCACCAACTCTCTTGTCCCTATTTCAATGTGCTCACAcaccctcacacacacacaatgtTTGTGGTACCTTATCAAACTCTGACTATTGGAATCGTTCATTCCTGATCACTCTGGGGTTTGTTGGTCTGTTCTGccttgctttcctttccttccttttgtaGAAACTTGAAGAGACTGTTCCAAACTGTTCAAGGGCTGTGCCTTGGCAGGATGACACACTCCCCACTCCCAGGGGATCTTTTTAAAATCCAGTTCTGAACTACATTCTGTGCTTTAGAGTTTGTGTATATAGCGTATAGAGCTGTccctacatatatatatgtgtatatatatatatgtatatgctGCATAATGTAAAATCTGTCTCTTggagggggtgctgggggggaAATCCCACAATGGAACCCTCTTTCATCCTGTTTTCCTTGCATCTGCTGGGGAAAGCTGCTGAATTCAGAGGGAGAAAACGTCCTGTGTCACCTGGAATGAGACCTGCCCACTGCCCAGTGCTGGTATCGACACAGGGAGGCAgtgtgcagccctgggagcctcCTCTGCATCTGCTCACTCTctcatctcctcctgccttcATCAGGAAAATGCAGTTGCCATGGAGAGCTGTGCACCACGATCTGTGCCATGTGTGGGGAGGCagtgcagctcctctctgttAGGGACTGGTTTGCTGTGCTTTCAGCCTGATCACAGCgtgctcagggcaggggctggcaccaCATCCCAGGAGCTTGGTCTGCAGGAGCCCTTGGAAAGGTAAGACAGAGCTCT contains these protein-coding regions:
- the HSD11B1L gene encoding hydroxysteroid 11-beta-dehydrogenase 1-like protein isoform X2; this encodes MKPIGKVLCATGVVAGLIAFFWKDDFNPESLSGARVLVTGASAGIGEQIAYHYARFGAEIVLTARREAVLQKVMEKCLTLGAKKIFYIPADMSSPSEPERVVQFAVQKLGGLDYLVLNHIGTNRFQEWAGDVEYTRWLLQVNFLSYVALATAALPTLEKNRGALVVVSSLTDSFSMDPPYTHFPGVFHSPFSLSRENAHSLHHFLLCHQVCPGWILQLAAPRAHHAEQRCVSHPVHPGPD
- the HSD11B1L gene encoding hydroxysteroid 11-beta-dehydrogenase 1-like protein isoform X1, with product MKPIGKVLCATGVVAGLIAFFWKDDFNPESLSGARVLVTGASAGIGEQIAYHYARFGAEIVLTARREAVLQKVMEKCLTLGAKKIFYIPADMSSPSEPERVVQFAVQKLGGLDYLVLNHIGTNRFQEWAGDVEYTRWLLQVNFLSYVALATAALPTLEKNRGALVVVSSLTGKMPTPFTTSYSATKFALDGFFSSLRHELIMQSRDVSVTLCILGLIDTESALEYTRGKVLLSASPAPEAALAIVRGGAARAPEVFYPRWLRPLCCLWALFPSSGNQVLRTFYNYSSP